A window of the Vigna angularis cultivar LongXiaoDou No.4 chromosome 3, ASM1680809v1, whole genome shotgun sequence genome harbors these coding sequences:
- the LOC108326500 gene encoding fructose-bisphosphate aldolase 3, chloroplastic produces the protein MAMASAKLNTLSSQWIAHSTFSPRRGSSPRRVSLPIRASSYQHELVQTAKSIATPGRGILAIDESNATCGKRLASIGLDNTEVNRQAYRQLLLTTPGLGEYISGAILFEETLYQSTTDGKKFVDCLRDQNIVPGIKVDKGLVPLPGSNNESWCQGLDGLASRSAEYYKQGARFAKWRTVVSIPCGPSALAVKEAAWGLARYAAISQDNGLVPIVEPEILLDGDHSIERTLEVAEKVWSEVFFYLAENNVMFEGILLKPSMVTPGAGHKEKASPETVAKYTLTLLRRRVPPAVPGIMFLSGGQSEVEATLNLNAMNQSPNPWHVSFSYARALQNTVLKTWKGHPENVEAAQKSLLVRAKANSLAQLGRYSAEGESEEAKKGMFVKGYVY, from the exons ATGGCTATGGCTTCTGCAAAGCTCAATACTTTGTCTTCACAGTGGATCGCCCACAGCACCTTTTCTCCACGCCGGGGATCTTCTCCTCGCCGGGTCTCTCTCCCGATCCGCGCCTCTTCTTACCAACACGAACTCGTCCAAACTGCT AAATCTATTGCAACTCCTGGGCGTGGAATTCTTGCAATTGATGAATCAAATGCAACATGCGGGAAGCGTTTAGCATCCATTGGTTTGGACAATACTGAGGTGAATCGCCAGGCTTACAGGCAACTTCTGCTTACCACACCTGGCCTTGGAGAGTATATTTCTGGTGCCATTCTTTTTGAAGAAACCCTTTACCAGTCAACCACTGATGGAAAGAAATTTGTGGATTGCCTTCGTGATCAGAACATTGTTCCTGGCATCAAAGTTGATAAG GGTCTGGTCCCCCTGCCGGGTTCAAACAATGAATCATGGTGCCAAGGGTTGGATGGATTGGCTTCTAGGTCTGCTGAATACTACAAGCAAGGTGCTCGATTTGCCAAGTG GAGGACAGTTGTTAGCATTCCATGTGGTCCTTCTGCATTAGCTGTTAAGGAAGCAGCATGGGGACTTGCACGTTATGCCGCTATCTCTCAG GACAATGGCCTTGTGCCAATTGTGGAGCCTGAAATTCTTCTGGACGGAGACCACTCAATTGAAAGGACGTTGGAAGTTGCCGAGAAAGTCTGGTCTGAAGTCTTCTTCTACTTGGCTGAAAACAATGTCATGTTTGAGGGAATTTTGCTCAAACCTAGCATGGTTACACCTGGGGCTGGACATAAGGAAAAGGCTTCTCCGGAAACCGTTGCCAAATATACTCTAACCTTGCTTAGAAGAAGAGTTCCTCCAGCAGTACCCGGAATCATG TTTTTGTCGGGTGGACAATCTGAAGTGGAAGCGACACTTAATCTAAATGCAATGAACCAAAGCCCCAACCCATGGCATGTTTCTTTCTCGTATGCTCGAGCTCTTCAGAACACCGTGCTAAAGACGTGGAAAGGACACCCTGAGAATGTGGAAGCTGCTCAAAAGTCTCTTTTGGTGCGCGCAAAAGCAAACTCCTTGGCTCAACTTGGAAGATATTCTGCGGAGGGTGAGAGTGAAGAGGCAAAGAAGGGAATGTTTGTCAAGGGCTATGTCTACTAA